The nucleotide sequence GGTATTGAGCAGGTTTTTATACCTGGACATACCCCCATAAAACAGGGCCAGGCCCGCCGGCGTCATCATCATGACCAGCGCTGTTGAGACGATCATCCAGGCCGTGTCCCCTGAATTGAGGCCCTCTGACGCAAATGCCGAGGAAAAGGGAATTGTGAGTAAAATTACAGTTGTCAGCAGACTTTTTGATTTCATCTTTAAGTATTATCCTCCTTATCCGTATTCATTCTGAATATAACCTGTTTCTGAAGTCGTTGCGGGATCTGCATTTTTAATTATGGGTGGGCCAAGTCCGGTTGTGTCGCCGGCAGCCGTTCCATTAGGGCGGCTTTGATAGCCTCGACCTGTTCCGGCAGATCGACTTTCTGCCCGTTGATATCTCTGACATAAAAAACGTCCACCACTTGATCGGCTTTGGTGGCGATTTTAGCGACCCAGATGTTCAGATCGCAGCGATAAATGGCATCGGTGATACTGTACAGCAACCCTGGAAAATCATAGGTAAACACTTCAATAATGGTAAAAAAACTGGAACTGGTATTATCCAACGTCACGCGATGGGGTTTTGTCGCCAGGCCGGCGTTCCCGTTGCGATAGGTCCGCACTTTTTTTTTCAGGGCGACGGTCAGATCCAGTTCGCCAGCCAGTGCGGCTGAAAGGTTCTCGGCAGTTCGGTTCCATTTTTCATCTTCCAGGATCGGATCGGGCGGGGGCTTGACCTTAAAAATATCCAGGGCGATATTATTGCGCCAGGTGAACACCTGCACGTCCAGAATGTCGATGTTGTTAAGAGTAAAAACACCGGCAATTTTGGAAATTAGACCAGGACGATCAGGGGCGCAAATTGTTACCGCACGGGTGTTGGCATCAGGTGCCTGATCGATTTTCCACAGAAAGTCAGAATTGTTCCGGGACAGCTTCCGGTATAATTTCATATGCCGTTGAATTTCATCGGCCGGCATATATAGCAGATAGCGCGGTGACATGACCTCCAGCAGGGCTGTCATCTTTTTTTCGGCTTTTGAACCGGCGGCAGATGTGACGATATCCTTCTTTTTCTGTGATACGACCTCAACGGCCTCAGCGGTGGCCAATTCGCCTTTTTCAAGCACATTATATACCTTGAGGAAAAAATCTCTCAACAGCGCTGCCGTCCAATCATTCCATGCTTTTGGACCCGTCGCAATTGAATCGCCGACGGTCAGCAAATACAACATTTTGAGCCGCTCAATATCTTTGACCTTGCGGGCGCAGGAAATGGCCGTCTCCTCATCATAGATGTCTCTGCGGGTGGCGGTCTTTATCAGCATAAGGTGTTCCTGCACCAGGAACATGACCGTTTTTACATCGGCAGGCTTCATCTTTTTCTCGTTGAGAATGGTCTGGACGACCTCGGCGCCTTTGGCAGAATGATCTTCAACAGATTGACCCTTGCCGATATCATGCAGCAAAGCCGCCCACAGCAATACTTTTTTCTTTTTGAGCTTACGGTACAGTTGCGCGCACAATGGCTCCAGGCTGCTGTCTTTAGCGCTACCGAACTTTTTAACCGTTTGCACAGTGCGCAGCAGGTGCTTGTCCACCGGGTAAAGATGGTATTCATCATACTGGATGCGATTGCGCACCACGCGCATTTCAGGGAGAAATTTTTCCAAAAATCCTGTATTGAGCATTTCGTTAAGGACATTAAATTTTGGCGCCGGGGCTACCAAGATGCGCTCAAATGATTTAACGACCGGCTCAGAAACACGGTAAGCCTTGGTGACCAGATGTGAAAACTCCTTGACCAATCGCTTGGCCTCCGCACTCAGTGGGATTTTCAAGCGCGCGCTTTCTTCAAATATTTTCATCAGAAGATCCGGCGACTGCAAAATCTTTTCAGGCCCTTCAAAATTCAGCATTCCCCAATCGATAACGTTGAGGCCCTCGACACCGCTTTTTTTATTTGATTTTCGTTTGCGTTTACGGGGTTTCTCGTAGCCGAGCTCATGCAAAAATACCAGATGCTGTTGTTTTAAGGCTTCCATTTGGCCGTGAAGGTCACCCATGAATCTTTCAACCGGCTCCTGCCCATTGTCGTTTTTATAGTTAAGCGCCCGGGCCAGCTTGACCTGGTTTTCAAAGTGCAGTTGGTCGCATTTGCGACCGCAAATGTGATGGATACGGTTGCGCACATTCCAGACAAAGGATACAGATTGGCTTAATGCCTGAAACTCTTCATGTGAAAGCAGGCCCAGATATTCGAGGTCTCTGAATTGTTTGGCGTTAAAAGCGATACGCGCAATCCACAACATGGTATGATAATCTCTTAATCCTCCCTGTCCCTCCTTCAGGTTTGGCTCCAGCAGGTAGGCCGAGTCCCCGAATTGGGCGTGCCGCAATTCATTGCGCTCAACAAGCCAGTTGATGATGCGGCGGGATTTAGGCATGATGATTTTGGTGCGCAACTCATCTAGTATATTGGCGTGGAGCATTGACCAACCGCAAATAAACCTCGCATCCAATATTGGCGTCAGGATTTCATAATCCTTGCCGGCCAGTGTCAGACACTCTTTCAATGACCGAGTGGCATAACCGACATCCAGACCAATGTCCCAGAGCGGATAAATGATTTCCTGGACTAAATTTTCAGCCTCCTTAGGGACTCTTTTTTTAAATAAAAACAGCAAATCAACATCAGAACGGATGCATTGTTCTTCTCGGCCGTAACCGCCCAGCGCTATGATGGCGTAAGGATTTTTGCCGATATCCATGCGGGGACCGACGCTGCTGGTTTCAAATGCCTGGAGAAAATAGTCATCCAGCAATCGGGTATGCTGCGTTAAAAAGTTGGGTTCCTTGCCCTTTAAAAGGCGTTCAATTAACCTTTCCGTTTTTTTCTGCAGCTGCTTGGCGGTTTCTTGGTGCATTGATGTCATCGTGTCGTCATCCTGATTTGAATAAACAGATCAGTTTCTATTGAGCAACTTGCATGCCACAACACAAAAATCATAAAATTTATAATAATTACAAGGTCTTTTCTGGTAGACAATTTAGATTGCGACTGTCTTGTTGTTACAAATTTGGCAGAAAACAGGGAAAATAATTACAAAAATGTAACATTCATTTTTTAAGTTTTATTCCAATATTGGAATTGAGAAACCAGGTCGGCAATCAAATGGATTGAAATTACAATACGCAGGCAATGGTGAGTTCGATTTCGCTGGAATTCAGAATAATGGTATCGGATGCATTGATGATCAGGGAACGGCCACAACGTCGAGATCATCACAACGTTTATCCTCACCGCTTCTGAACGGCTGCTCAACACCCGGTTCGGCATTATAAAAAAAGCGAAAACGGGCGTGGGTTGTTTTAATTCGTGCGGTCTGACTTTGATGTATTCTGCCTTGCCAGATGAGCGCGCCCATGTTGCCGTTGCTGTCCACATCAAAGACCTTAAGATAAACATCGTGGTCGCTGGCCTTGAGGTAGCAGGCACCTTCTTTGGTTTCAACATCGGTGGTAGCTGCACAACCGGCGGCCAGCGCGACCCAAACGACAATAGCCAAGTGTCGAAAGATTTTGTTCATATCGATTCCATTCTGTTCTATGGCACCAGGATAGTGTTCAAATTATTGCACCAGCGATCATGTCCGCCACTAAGGGGCTGGTCCTCTTCTGGCTGGTCATTATAATCATAGCGAAAACGCCCGTGGGGTGCTGTGATCTTAACTTTTTCGTTATGATTAATTCTGCCCTGCCAGATCTGCGCGCCTTGATTACCCTCATCGTCGATATCAAAGACAATCACAAAAACGTCTTGGGTTTTGGCCCTAAGGTAACATGAGCCCTCTGCGGCTGTCGCATCCTGGGCAGTCCACCAGCAGACCATGAAAAAGGCAGAAACGATCAAAAATATAATCGGTGATCTTTTTCTCATTTTCCTTCCTTTCCAAACAGTCACTTCGTATTGCAGGCCCATCCTGCCGGGCACAGCACCCCATGATAATCCAGCACAGATAAGTTGTCAAAGATAACTTTTTGGTCATATTCGCGTCATCTTGTGGCTAAACAGTTGTCCTATGATCCACGACAACAACATGAGACCAAATTTGCAAAAAAGAAAGAGGAGGTAAACACAATGAAAACCCGTAAAGCAATTCGTCAATCAATTGCAGCTATCGTAACGGCCCTTCTGGTTATGGGATCCGGTCTGCAGATAGCAGCAGCAGCCAAAAACGCTCCGGTACGGATGATTCCGGAAAATTTTAGTGAGCTTGCCAAAGATGTCAGCCCGGCTGTAGTCCACATCCGTGTGGAAAAGACCGTCAAGGGCGGCGGCGCTGAACTTCATCATTTTGGCAGCTCGCCGTTTCAGGGAGATGATCGGTCCAAAGACTTTTTTGATGAATTTTTCGGTCGGAGAAATCCCCATGAATTCAAACAGCGAAATCCGCATGAATTTAAACAAAAGGGTCTGGGCACCGGGTTTATCATCGACACCGATGGTTTTATCGTCACCAACAATCACGTGGTCAAAGATGCGGATCAGATCAAAGTGATGCTCAAAGACAAGCGTGAATTCGATGCTGACATTGTTGGGCGCGACCCGCAAACGGATCTGGCTTTGATCAAAATCGATGCCGACAGGGACCTGCCTTCGGCACAGCTTGGCAGCTCCGACAAGCTACAGGTGGGTGAATGGGTGGCTGCCATTGGCAGTCCGTTCGGTCTGGAACAGACCGTTACCGCGGGTATTGTCAGTGCCAAAGGACGCGTGATCGGTTCCGGCCCCTATGATGATTTCATTCAAACCGATGCCTCCATCAATCCCGGCAATAGCGGCGGTCCCCTGATCAATATGAACGGAGAGGTTGTCGGCATCAATACTGCCATTATCGCCAGTGGGCAGGGTATCGGATTTGCCATTCCCATCGATCTGGCAACCGGAATCATTAAACAACTCAAATCCGATGGCGAAGTGACCCGTGGCTGGTTGGGGATAACCATTCAGGATCTGAAAAAAGAGCTGGCAGAATATTACGGCGCCAAAGATGCGACTGGCGTGCTGGTGGCCAGTGTGATCCCCGGTGATCCGGCGGATGAGGCCGGTATCAAACCCCATGATATTATCGTTGACCTCAACGGTGAAAAGGTCGAAAGCAGTCGGGGCTTAACGGCTAAATCTGCTAATCTGATCGTCGGTCAGAAGGCGACTGTTAAGGTGTTGCGTGACGGTAAGGAAAAGACGATTACCGTAAAAGTAGGCAAAAGGCCATTAACCCTCGCTGCGGCTGACGCACCTCAGCAGAAAAAAGAGACCGAATACGGGTTTCAGGTAGCGGAGCTGACTCCGGAGATGGCCCGCCGGTTTAATATACCAGATGACAAAGGTGTTGTGGTTGTCGGTGTGAATGCCAACAGCAAAGCCGATAAAGCCGGTATCCAAAAAGGGGATCTTATTCTAGAGGTCAACCGTCAGGACGTCGAATCCGTCAGCACGTTTAATAAATTGATTCAAAAAGATAAAGGCACCAACGGAATTGACTTGCTGGTAAAACGCATGCAGTCCGGTTACGTGGTGATCCATCTGGCATAATGGCCAAACATGAATCCGAACCGGGCCTGTCCTTTTCAGGCCCGGTCGGATTTGTTCGACAGGCAACTGTTGGTGGAATTTTAAAATTTTCCCACTCCCTTTTATTCGCTTTGGCGCACAGGGGGAAGCTCATCTCCTCCTTCTAGTCGTGAAGCCAAACCCCTGTCGATTTGGTGGCGAATAGGGGAGTTGGGAATCCATTTGTAACATCAAGCACATATAAGGAGCCACATAGGTTAGGCAGCAATGAGCGATCGGCTGCCAGGGCCCCTGTGATGTTCAAGAAGGGGTATCATTATGAGCAATGCTTATTCCCTAAAACCCGAATTTAACGCTTATGTTGATCCGCATGTGCCTTTTACCGGGTCATCGGAATTTTCGGCTATGAAGATCGACCTGGATTTTTCCTCATCAGCCGGACGGCACGCCGCGCCAGAGTGGATGTGGCGGACAAAGACAACCGATGATTCCAGTGAATCTGGCGAGCCGGATTGGGTGACAAAACCTTTAGCCCGTTACTATCAACACATCGGTTGTTTTAAGCGTATTAATCCAGAAGAGGAGCTTGCCATTGCCAAAGCCATCGAACAGGCGGAATTAGATCTGATGCGCGTTATCTTGCAATCAGAAATCGCTGTGGACCATTTGATTAACTTTGGCCGTCAGATTGAAGACAGTCAAAGAGCACCCAGCAAGATTTTGATCAACGTTCATAAACGAGGAGATCGGCTGAGCGATAAGGAGAAGATTGATTCTTTTCGCAAGACGATCCGAAAGCTTGAGCAGATACATATTGCCGTTAAGGCAAATCGGTCCCATTTGCTTGTCACAGGCTTTAAAGCAGTTCGGCAAAAGCCGCTGCAAGCGCTGTTAAACAGCCAGCTTAATCAAATGTTTGATGTCTTAACGGAATGGCGTTTTGAACCGCCTGTATTTGATGATATCGAGACAAGCATTCGTGAGCAGCACCGTGAACCGGATTCTCAGGATTCAAAGCCGGATCGCTCCTTAACCCAAATTGGACTTTGCCGAGAACGGCTTAGTGCGCTTCGCAGCAAACTGATAAATGCCAATTTGCGTCTTGTGGTCAGCATTGCCAGACGCTATGCTCAGCGTGGACTGTCTTTGATTGACTTGATCCAGGAGGGCAACATCGGCTTGATTCGGGCAGCCAATCGCTATGATTATCGGCGTGGTACGCGTTTCAGTACCTGTGCTGTTTGGTGGATCCGGCAGGCGATTTTGCGGGCCATCTACAACCAGGCCAGAACGATTCGACTTCCGATTCATATCAGGGAACGGTACCGCAAAATTCAAAAAGCAGCAAGCAGTCTGACGGACGGAAACAATGGAGAGGAAAACCTAGCAGAACTAGCTGACCGCAGCGGGATACCTTTTGATGAAGTGGACCGAATATTGGCCATTGCCGGAGAGCCGCTTTCATTGGATGCGCCTTTGAATTCCCAGGCCACACGTTTTCTGGGTGATGTCGTTGAAGTTTGTGATGAAAGGGATCCCTTCACCTATGCGGCCAAGCGCAACCTGGCCGAGAAAACGCGCAAAGTTTTGTCTGTGCTGACACCGCGGGAAGAAAAGATTTTGCGAATGCGGTTTGGCATTGGTGAAAAGACCGATCACACCCTGGATGAGATCAGCCTGGAGTTTGATATTACGCGCGAACGTATCCGCCAGATCGAGGCGCGGGCGCTTCAAAAACTGCAACGGTCAAAATACAGCCGCAGCCTAAAAACGTTTATTGTGCGCTGACCCATATCAATGGGTTCCTAAAAAGGAGTCCCAGATTTTTCTAACTCGCTTGCGCAGGTAGCCAAACTTTTGCTCAGAAACCCTGGCCGGCTTTTCCTGCAGGCTGGCTTGATGTGCTGCGGCCCGATAAATCAGATAGGCATGTTTTAAAACATGGGCCGTATATTCATCGATAGCGCCGGTTGAGATCAACGTCTGGATCAGACGGACATTATCGGTCCAATCGAGTAATGCCGGATATTCGTGCGATTTTAGCAATACCAGATACTGTACTAAAAATTCGATATCGACCATACCGCCCGTATCCTGCTTGATATCAAACTCTCCCGCTTTGGGTTGTAACAGTTCCTGTCGCATGCGGTTGCGCATGCGGGTCACCTCCTGTTGCAGCTTGGCCTTTTTTCGTTGCCGGGCCAGAACCGACTTGCGCGTGTTTTGGAAATTATCGGTGAGCAGCGGATCTCCCAGAATGGGACGCGCTTTGATTAGGGCCTGGTGTTCCCAGGTCCAGGCCTGGTTTTGCTGATAATCACGAAATCCTTCCGCGTGGCTGACCAGCACCCCGGCACCTCCGCTGGGTCGGAGGCGCATGTCGATTTCATATAATTTGCCCGCGCGGGTATGGGCGGTCAGGATATGAATAACTCGCTGACCGAGACGGTTAAAAAATTGGGCGCTGTCGATGGGTTGTTGGCCACCCTGCGTTGGTTCACGGCTACCGGAATGCAAAAATACCAGATCCAAATCGGACCCATAGCCTAATTCCAAACCACCGAGCTTGCCATAGGCAATGACTGCAAAGCCGCTATCGCCAAGTTCGGCGTCCAATTTGCAGCTTGGCGAACCGTGCTTGGCCAGCAAATGCGCATAGGCGATTTGAACGACTTCAGATAGCACTGTTTCGGCGATATCCGACAAATGGTCGCTGACGCGCATCAAGGGCAGCGCTCCGGTGACATCAGCTGCCGCAACCCGCAGCACGTTTATTTCTTTAAAAATGCACATCTGCTCGATTTGATGTTCAAGGTCATCCGCG is from Desulfobacterales bacterium and encodes:
- the glnD gene encoding [protein-PII] uridylyltransferase; the protein is MTSMHQETAKQLQKKTERLIERLLKGKEPNFLTQHTRLLDDYFLQAFETSSVGPRMDIGKNPYAIIALGGYGREEQCIRSDVDLLFLFKKRVPKEAENLVQEIIYPLWDIGLDVGYATRSLKECLTLAGKDYEILTPILDARFICGWSMLHANILDELRTKIIMPKSRRIINWLVERNELRHAQFGDSAYLLEPNLKEGQGGLRDYHTMLWIARIAFNAKQFRDLEYLGLLSHEEFQALSQSVSFVWNVRNRIHHICGRKCDQLHFENQVKLARALNYKNDNGQEPVERFMGDLHGQMEALKQQHLVFLHELGYEKPRKRKRKSNKKSGVEGLNVIDWGMLNFEGPEKILQSPDLLMKIFEESARLKIPLSAEAKRLVKEFSHLVTKAYRVSEPVVKSFERILVAPAPKFNVLNEMLNTGFLEKFLPEMRVVRNRIQYDEYHLYPVDKHLLRTVQTVKKFGSAKDSSLEPLCAQLYRKLKKKKVLLWAALLHDIGKGQSVEDHSAKGAEVVQTILNEKKMKPADVKTVMFLVQEHLMLIKTATRRDIYDEETAISCARKVKDIERLKMLYLLTVGDSIATGPKAWNDWTAALLRDFFLKVYNVLEKGELATAEAVEVVSQKKKDIVTSAAGSKAEKKMTALLEVMSPRYLLYMPADEIQRHMKLYRKLSRNNSDFLWKIDQAPDANTRAVTICAPDRPGLISKIAGVFTLNNIDILDVQVFTWRNNIALDIFKVKPPPDPILEDEKWNRTAENLSAALAGELDLTVALKKKVRTYRNGNAGLATKPHRVTLDNTSSSFFTIIEVFTYDFPGLLYSITDAIYRCDLNIWVAKIATKADQVVDVFYVRDINGQKVDLPEQVEAIKAALMERLPATQPDLAHP
- a CDS encoding DegQ family serine endoprotease, with the protein product MKTRKAIRQSIAAIVTALLVMGSGLQIAAAAKNAPVRMIPENFSELAKDVSPAVVHIRVEKTVKGGGAELHHFGSSPFQGDDRSKDFFDEFFGRRNPHEFKQRNPHEFKQKGLGTGFIIDTDGFIVTNNHVVKDADQIKVMLKDKREFDADIVGRDPQTDLALIKIDADRDLPSAQLGSSDKLQVGEWVAAIGSPFGLEQTVTAGIVSAKGRVIGSGPYDDFIQTDASINPGNSGGPLINMNGEVVGINTAIIASGQGIGFAIPIDLATGIIKQLKSDGEVTRGWLGITIQDLKKELAEYYGAKDATGVLVASVIPGDPADEAGIKPHDIIVDLNGEKVESSRGLTAKSANLIVGQKATVKVLRDGKEKTITVKVGKRPLTLAAADAPQQKKETEYGFQVAELTPEMARRFNIPDDKGVVVVGVNANSKADKAGIQKGDLILEVNRQDVESVSTFNKLIQKDKGTNGIDLLVKRMQSGYVVIHLA
- a CDS encoding sigma-70 family RNA polymerase sigma factor; the encoded protein is MSNAYSLKPEFNAYVDPHVPFTGSSEFSAMKIDLDFSSSAGRHAAPEWMWRTKTTDDSSESGEPDWVTKPLARYYQHIGCFKRINPEEELAIAKAIEQAELDLMRVILQSEIAVDHLINFGRQIEDSQRAPSKILINVHKRGDRLSDKEKIDSFRKTIRKLEQIHIAVKANRSHLLVTGFKAVRQKPLQALLNSQLNQMFDVLTEWRFEPPVFDDIETSIREQHREPDSQDSKPDRSLTQIGLCRERLSALRSKLINANLRLVVSIARRYAQRGLSLIDLIQEGNIGLIRAANRYDYRRGTRFSTCAVWWIRQAILRAIYNQARTIRLPIHIRERYRKIQKAASSLTDGNNGEENLAELADRSGIPFDEVDRILAIAGEPLSLDAPLNSQATRFLGDVVEVCDERDPFTYAAKRNLAEKTRKVLSVLTPREEKILRMRFGIGEKTDHTLDEISLEFDITRERIRQIEARALQKLQRSKYSRSLKTFIVR